A portion of the Camelus bactrianus isolate YW-2024 breed Bactrian camel chromosome 25, ASM4877302v1, whole genome shotgun sequence genome contains these proteins:
- the ZFP41 gene encoding LOW QUALITY PROTEIN: zinc finger protein 41 homolog (The sequence of the model RefSeq protein was modified relative to this genomic sequence to represent the inferred CDS: inserted 3 bases in 2 codons), whose protein sequence is MERPTGKKEKTQTPQEEAGVQKGTPKEGRMSGKKRPNQRSTLAKKHSKEPSLSPDDEEHXFEAFDASFKDDLEGVPLSXPFQRKKPHECSECGRIFKHKTDHIRHQRVHTGEKPFQCTQCGKTFRHSSDVTKHQRIHTGEKPFKFGECGKAFNCRSNLLKHQKTHTGEKPYECKECGKTFAYSSCLIRHRKRRPWRKH, encoded by the exons ATGGAAAGGCCCACAGgcaaaaaagagaagacacagacCCCACAGGAAGAAGCAGGCGTGCAGAAGGGCACTCCCAAAGAAGGGAGAATGTCTGGGAAAAAAAGGCCAAACCAGAGATCCACTTTGGCTAAAAAGCACAGTAAAGAGCCCAGCCTGAGTCCTGATGATGAGGAACA GTTTGAGGCCTTCGATGCTTCGTTTAAAGATGACTTGGAGGGGGttcccctgt ctcccttccAGAGGAAGAAGCCCCACGAATGCAGCGAGTGTGGGCGCATCTTTAAGCACAAGACCGACCACATTCGCCACCAGAGAGTCCACACCGGAGAGAAGCCCTTCCAGTGCACTCAGTGTGGGAAGACGTTCAGACACAGCTCCGACGTGACCAAACACCAGAGAATTCACACAGGAGAAAAGCCCTTCAAGTTCGGTGAATGCGGCAAAGCCTTTAACTGCCGTTCAAATCTCCTAAAACATCAGAAGACCCACACTGGCGAGAAACCATACGAGTGTAAGGAGTGTGGGAAGACCTTTGCCTACAGCTCATGTCTCATTCGCCACCGGAAACGCCGTCCTTGGAGGAAGCACTGA